The Prunus persica cultivar Lovell chromosome G8, Prunus_persica_NCBIv2, whole genome shotgun sequence genome includes a region encoding these proteins:
- the LOC18768845 gene encoding germin-like protein subfamily 1 member 16 isoform X2, protein MKGVHFLISTLAILASATFLVSASDPSPLQDFCVALNDTKSAGAVFVNGKFCKDPKLVNANDFFFSGLQNPRNTQNPVGSNVTAVNVDNLAGLNTLGISLARIDFAPNGLNPPHTHPRATEILVVLEGTLYVGFVTSNGDGNRLFTKVLNEGDVFVFPIGLIHFQLNVGHVNAVAFAGLSSQNPGVITIANAVFGSKPPINPDVLAKAFQVDNNLVDYLQKQFWYDNN, encoded by the exons ATGAAAGGTGTTCATTTCCTCATAAGCACTCTTGCCATATTGGCATCTGCAACCTTCCTTGTCTCTGCATCTGACCCCAGTCCTCTTCAGGACTTCTGTGTAGCACTCAATGACACCAAATCTGCTG GTGCAGTGTTTGTGAATGGGAAATTCTGCAAGGACCCAAAGCTTGTCAATGcaaatgatttctttttttctgggcTCCAAAATCCAAGAAACACACAAAATCCGGTTGGTTCAAATGTAACAGCCGTGAATGTGGACAATCTAGCAGGACTGAACACTCTCGGCATATCCTTGGCTCGCATAGACTTTGCACCAAATGGCCTGAACCCTCCTCACACTCACCCTCGTGCCACCGAGATCCTTGTGGTCTTGGAAGGAACACTCTATGTTGGTTTCGTCACATCCAACGGTGATGGCAATCGCCTATTCACCAAAGTGTTGAACGAGGGAGATGTGTTTGTGTTCCCAATTGGCCTCATTCACTTTCAACTGAATGTGGGACATGTCAACGCTGTAGCCTTCGCTGGGCTTAGCAGCCAGAACCCAGGAGTGATCACCATAGCCAATGCAGTGTTTGGCTCCAAGCCTCCCATCAACCCTGATGTTCTAGCCAAGGCCTTCCAAGTGGACAACAATCTGGTTGACTATCTTCAGAAACAGTTCTGGTACGACAACAATTAg
- the LOC18768845 gene encoding germin-like protein subfamily 1 member 16 isoform X1 encodes MKGVHFLISTLAILASATFLVSASDPSPLQDFCVALNDTKSAGGYFGAGAVFVNGKFCKDPKLVNANDFFFSGLQNPRNTQNPVGSNVTAVNVDNLAGLNTLGISLARIDFAPNGLNPPHTHPRATEILVVLEGTLYVGFVTSNGDGNRLFTKVLNEGDVFVFPIGLIHFQLNVGHVNAVAFAGLSSQNPGVITIANAVFGSKPPINPDVLAKAFQVDNNLVDYLQKQFWYDNN; translated from the exons ATGAAAGGTGTTCATTTCCTCATAAGCACTCTTGCCATATTGGCATCTGCAACCTTCCTTGTCTCTGCATCTGACCCCAGTCCTCTTCAGGACTTCTGTGTAGCACTCAATGACACCAAATCTGCTG GTGGATATTTCGGTGCAGGTGCAGTGTTTGTGAATGGGAAATTCTGCAAGGACCCAAAGCTTGTCAATGcaaatgatttctttttttctgggcTCCAAAATCCAAGAAACACACAAAATCCGGTTGGTTCAAATGTAACAGCCGTGAATGTGGACAATCTAGCAGGACTGAACACTCTCGGCATATCCTTGGCTCGCATAGACTTTGCACCAAATGGCCTGAACCCTCCTCACACTCACCCTCGTGCCACCGAGATCCTTGTGGTCTTGGAAGGAACACTCTATGTTGGTTTCGTCACATCCAACGGTGATGGCAATCGCCTATTCACCAAAGTGTTGAACGAGGGAGATGTGTTTGTGTTCCCAATTGGCCTCATTCACTTTCAACTGAATGTGGGACATGTCAACGCTGTAGCCTTCGCTGGGCTTAGCAGCCAGAACCCAGGAGTGATCACCATAGCCAATGCAGTGTTTGGCTCCAAGCCTCCCATCAACCCTGATGTTCTAGCCAAGGCCTTCCAAGTGGACAACAATCTGGTTGACTATCTTCAGAAACAGTTCTGGTACGACAACAATTAg
- the LOC18768455 gene encoding UMP-CMP kinase isoform X2 translates to MWRRVASVSHLFSHSKSTKFNQGASTFKIWETFTSESEIPTPSKGSPFITFVLGGPGSGKGTQCAKIVEAFGFTHVSAGDLLRREIASGSAYGSVILSTIREGKIVPSQVTVELIQKEMESNDNYKFLIDGFPRSEENRKAFEQTIGAEPDVVLFFDCPEQEMVKRVLNRNQGRVDDNIDTIKKRLEIFDELNWPVINYYSQRGKLHKINAVGTVDEIFEKVRPIFAPLSK, encoded by the exons ATGTGGAGGCGCGTAGCTTCAGTTTCTCATCTGTTTTCTCATTCGAAATCAACCAAATTTAACCAG GGAGCAAGCACATTCAAGATTTGGGAAACATTTACCTCAGAATCAGAGATACCAACTCCG TCGAAAGGTTCTCCGTTCATAACTTTTGTTTTAG GTGGCCCTGGCAGTGGAAAAGGTACTCAGTGTGCAAAGATAGTTGAGGCGTTTGGGTTCACTCATGTAAGTGCAGGAGATTTGTTGAGGAGGGAAATAGCTTCCGGTAGCGCGTATGG CTCTGTGATTCTTAGTACAATTAGAGAAGGAAAAATAGTACCCTCTCAAGTGACAGTCGAACTCATTCAAAAGGAGATGGAATCAAATGACAATTATAAGTTTCTGATTGATGGGTTCCCTCGAAGCGAGGAGAACCGCAAGGCATTTGAACAAACT ATTGGCGCAGAACCGGATGTTGTGCTTTTCTTTGACTGTCCTGAACAAGAGATGGTGAAGCGAGTACTAAATCGTAATCAG GGCCGAGTTGATGATAATATTGACACAATCAAGAAACGCCTTGAAATATTCGATGAATTAAATTGGCCTGTTATCAATTACTACTCACAGAGGGGAAAACTTCACAAG ATCAATGCAGTGGGAACAGTCgatgaaatatttgaaaaagttAGACCAATTTTTGCTCCATTGAG CAAATGA
- the LOC18768455 gene encoding UMP-CMP kinase isoform X1, with protein sequence MWRRVASVSHLFSHSKSTKFNQGASTFKIWETFTSESEIPTPSKGSPFITFVLGGPGSGKGTQCAKIVEAFGFTHVSAGDLLRREIASGSAYGSVILSTIREGKIVPSQVTVELIQKEMESNDNYKFLIDGFPRSEENRKAFEQTIGAEPDVVLFFDCPEQEMVKRVLNRNQGRVDDNIDTIKKRLEIFDELNWPVINYYSQRGKLHKINAVGTVDEIFEKVRPIFAPLSTNFYMK encoded by the exons ATGTGGAGGCGCGTAGCTTCAGTTTCTCATCTGTTTTCTCATTCGAAATCAACCAAATTTAACCAG GGAGCAAGCACATTCAAGATTTGGGAAACATTTACCTCAGAATCAGAGATACCAACTCCG TCGAAAGGTTCTCCGTTCATAACTTTTGTTTTAG GTGGCCCTGGCAGTGGAAAAGGTACTCAGTGTGCAAAGATAGTTGAGGCGTTTGGGTTCACTCATGTAAGTGCAGGAGATTTGTTGAGGAGGGAAATAGCTTCCGGTAGCGCGTATGG CTCTGTGATTCTTAGTACAATTAGAGAAGGAAAAATAGTACCCTCTCAAGTGACAGTCGAACTCATTCAAAAGGAGATGGAATCAAATGACAATTATAAGTTTCTGATTGATGGGTTCCCTCGAAGCGAGGAGAACCGCAAGGCATTTGAACAAACT ATTGGCGCAGAACCGGATGTTGTGCTTTTCTTTGACTGTCCTGAACAAGAGATGGTGAAGCGAGTACTAAATCGTAATCAG GGCCGAGTTGATGATAATATTGACACAATCAAGAAACGCCTTGAAATATTCGATGAATTAAATTGGCCTGTTATCAATTACTACTCACAGAGGGGAAAACTTCACAAG ATCAATGCAGTGGGAACAGTCgatgaaatatttgaaaaagttAGACCAATTTTTGCTCCATTGAG CACAAACttttatatgaaatga
- the LOC18768078 gene encoding germin-like protein subfamily 1 member 16, with translation MKGVHFLISTLAILASATFLVSASDPSPLQDFCVALNDNKSAGGYFGANAVFVNGKFCKDPKLVNANDFFFSGLQNPRNTQNPLGSNVTTVNVDQIAGLNTLGISLTRIDFAPNGLNPPHTHPRASEFLVVLEGTLYVGFVTSNGDGNRLFTKVLNKGDVFVFPIGLIHFQLNVGHVNAVAFAGLSSQNPGVITIANAVFGSKPPINPDVLAKAFQVDDNVVDYLQKQLWYDNN, from the exons ATGAAAGGTGTTCATTTCCTCATAAGCACTCTTGCCATATTGGCATCTGCAACCTTCCTTGTCTCTGCCTCTGACCCCAGTCCTCTTCAGGATTTCTGTGTAGCACTTAATGACAACAAATCTGCTG GTGGATATTTCGGTGCAAACGCAGTGTTTGTGAATGGGAAATTCTGCAAGGACCCAAAGCTTGTCAATGCAAatgatttcttcttttctggcCTCCAAAACCCAAGAAACACACAAAATCCGCTTGGTTCAAATGTGACAACTGTGAATGTGGACCAAATAGCGGGGTTGAACACTCTCGGCATATCCCTGACTCGCATAGACTTTGCACCAAATGGCCTAAACCCTCCTCACACTCACCCTCGTGCCTCCGAATTTCTTGTGGTCTTGGAAGGAACACTCTATGTTGGTTTCGTCACATCCAACGGTGATGGCAATCGCCTATTCACCAAAGTGTTGAACAAGGGGGATGTGTTTGTGTTCCCAATCGGCCTCATTCACTTCCAACTCAATGTGGGACACGTCAACGCTGTAGCCTTCGCTGGGCTTAGCAGCCAGAACCCAGGAGTGATCACCATAGCCAATGCAGTGTTTGGCTCCAAGCCTCCCATCAACCCTGATGTTCTAGCCAAGGCCTTCCAAGTGGACGACAATGTGGTTGACTATCTTCAGAAACAGTTGTGGTACGACAACAATTAg